TTGTCGTTGGTAGTCATGTCGAAGGGTCCTGATGGGATTTGGGGAAAAGACAGACGTGCCGTCTTTTAAGGGCAATCCAAGAGAGATACCCTACCGGCGGCGTTGTTAGAAGTCTAGCAACTACCGCCGCTAGAGGATTGTGGATAAACCTACAAATTTTTGGTTAAGATCGCCGAAATCCGCGGCGCCCAACCATGGTTTGACTGCCAAAACGAATCCAACTTTCTTCTAATATTGATCGTACACGCGAGAAAGCGACGTCGCTTTCGCTGCAGTTACCGCGTTCCTTGCTGCGCCAAACCGGCCGGCGCTGATTTCGGGCGGATTGGATGAACACGACACCAAGACAATCGCCACGAGGATCGACGCTCAGGCTCGTCTATAACCTCTTCACCGATCTCTTCTTCGGGCCAAATTTCCGCTGGAAAGATAACCTGCTGCAGGGAATCATCGTCGCCGCGTTTCTAGGTATAGGCGCCGTTTATGGCTTGCTCATCGCCGAAGATCCCTATCAAGGCGTTTTGGTCGGCAGTCTGATCGGCATCGTCTCTGGCGGACTAGGCAGCGGTTTCTCGCTGATGATCTTCCGCGGGCTGCGGCATCTACTGGGGCGTCATGATTAAAAATGAATTTTTCTTCGTGAAGTTCGGCATATTCTGGCATTTTGGTTCTCTGTGCTGTTAGGTGCGTGAGATAGAACGCCGATAACCGCTGCTTGCCAGCTGACAGTTGCCCGCAACCAGCAGTTACCCCACCTTTCGGACTATTGCTACGGCTACCCCTTACGCCCGTTGTGATGCGGTTTTAAGGGCAGTATAATCGCCTTCTTCTACTACCGGTTTCGTAGGCGATCGACGAAGCCAGCTACGGATCAAAAGAAGCGACGGACCCGCTGACAGCGTTTCGCATGACAGAGCTTTCGCAAGCGGCGATCGAACGTCCGCTTGAGTTGATACATCACTAGACGAGTTTGCGTCGCACGTGGTCGTTGCACCCCAGACCGCGGCGCTAGTTCAAGGAGAAATGACAGTGGCAGTTCGTGTTGCAATCAATGGTTTTGGACGCATCGGTCGTTTGACCTTTCGTAATCTCATCGCTCGCGGCAAAGAGTTCGAAGTGGTCGCGATCAACGACCTGACCGACAACAAAATGCTGGCGAACTTGCTGAAATATGACAGCACGCATCGTCGCTTCCCCGGCACGGTCGAATACGATGCCGAAGGTTTGACCGTCAACGGCACCAAGATTCGCGTCTTTGAAGAGCGTAACCCGGCCGCGCTGCCGTGGGGCGACTTGGGCGTCGACGTCGTCGTCGAAAGCACCGGCGTCTTCACTTCGCGCAAGACCGACGCCAAAGCTGGCTACGACTCGCACTTGGACGCCGGCGCCAAAAAGGTCGTGCTGAGCGCTCCGGCCAAAGACGCTCCTGACTTGACCTGCGTGCTGGGCGTGAACGACAACGAACTGACCGCCGACATGAAAACCGTGTCGAACGCCAGCTGCACGACCAACTGCTTGGCCCCGGTCGCCAAAATTTTGAACGACTCGTTTGGCCTGAAGAATGGTTTGATGACCACGATTCACGCTTACACGAACGATCAGCAAGTGCTGGACCTGCCGCACGCCGATCCTTACCGTGCTCGCGCCGCGGCCCTCAACATCATTCCGACCTCGACCGGCGCCGCCAAAGCGGTCGGTCTGGTGATTCCGGCCCTCAAAGGCAAGCTGACCGGTATCTCGATGCGTGTTCCGGTTCCGACCGGCAGCGTCGTCGACCTGGTCGCCAACCTCGACAAGTCGGTCACCAAGGAAGAAATCAACGCCGCGATGAAAGCGGCCGCCGATGGCCCGATGAAGGGCATCCTGTGCTACACCGAAGACCCGATCGTTTCGTCGGACATCATCGGTGATCCGCACAGCTCGATCTTCGCCGCTCCGCAGACCGAAGTGATCGACGGTTCGCTGGTGAAGATCGTCTCGTGGTACGACAACGAAGCTGGCTACTCGGCTCGCACCGCTGACCTGGTTTCCAAGCTGGGCAATATGTAGTCACGTCGATTACATCGCAAAAATACAAAGCCCTCGTCGCAAATCGCGACGAGGGTTTTTTTGTGCGCTGGTTCAAACTAAGGTAGTTTTAATGGGGTAGTGCGGCCGCATTCGCGTCATTTCTACACCCAACACCCCCCGGTCAAGGGAAGCAATTTCCTCCGGATTCGGCAAGGCTAGGAGTCCTTACTCAATGGCGAAAACAACTCGACGCGTGGCGATCAAAGCAATGACGGCAAGCGCCGCTTTGATCAGTCTTCAAAATTCGGACGTCCACGCGCAGGAGGCCGCCGCAACCGACAAGTCGTCGTCGGTCAGTCGACTCGAAAATCGTCATGACCGCGTCTGGTTGGGCGAAGAGTACTGGGCCAATCCGATGGAGGACTGGCGCATCGTCGACGGCGCCGCCGAATGCCAAACGACCGGCGGTGATCGCAACGTGCAGTTGCTGACTCATCAACTGACCAACGCCCAGGGTGCATTGATGATGTCAGTGAAGCTGCGCCAGGTCGAAATCAACAAAGCCGATGGCGGCGCCGGCTTTCGGATCGGCGTACGTAGCGACATCAACGAACATCGCAGTAACTGCTTCGCCAAAAATGGTATCGACGCCGGAGTCGCGGCCGGCGAGCTGATCCTGGGAAGCGCGCGAAAACCTCTCGGCAAGAAACTGGCTGACCAAGAGATCCTGCTGTCGCTCTCGGGTAAGCCCGGCGAGAAAGGGTACCAGCTGACCCTCACCGCAGCGACGCCCGATTCAGACCAGCCGCTCGCGACGCTCACCGAAACGGTTCCCGCCAATTCGGTTCTCGGCAACGTCGCCCTGGTCAATAACTTCAACAAGATGTCGGCCAACAAACGCGGCGCCCGGTATCGATTTTGGAATTGGGACGTCAGCGGCGACGCGCTGACCGAAACGGTCGAGAACAAGTTTGGCCCGATCTTGTGGTCGATGTACTCGCTGAGCGATTCGCGCTCGGATGAAGGCTTTGTCCTCAAATTGAGTGCGTTGACCGGACCGCTGGGTGAACAAGATAACCAGACCGTCGAACTGCTTGTGCAAAAGAACGATCAATGGACTTCGCTGGGGACGGCCGATCTGGACAAAGACGCTTGGGTTGCGACGTTCCGAATTCCGAACTGGGACGAAAAGGTCGCAACGCCGTTCAAGCTGGTCTATCGCGAAAGTCTTCGTGACGGCGGCGTCAGCGAGTCAGACTGGACCGGCACGGTGAAGGCCAATCCCGTGGGTCGCCCGCTGCGCGTCGGTGCGTTGACCTGCCAGAACGACTACGCGTTTCCCTACGAGCCGGTCTGCAACAACCTGTTGGCCCTCGATCCCGATATTCTCTACTTCTCGGGCGATCAGCTTTACGAAAATCATGGCGGCTACGGGCTCATCCGTGATCCGGCCGACCCGGCGATCCTCAACTATCTGCGCAAGTACTATCAGCATGGCTGGTCGTTCCGAGAAGCGATGCGCGATCGCCCGACCCTCTGTCTGCCGGATGACCATGACGTCTTTCAAGGCAATATTTGGGGCGAAGGGGGAGCGCCGATGATCAAGGGCGATACTTCGTCGGCCGGCGGTTATCGCGAACCAGCGCGCATGGTCAACGTCGTCCACAAGACGAATACCGCTCATCACCCTGATCCGTTTGATCCAATTCCTTGCTTGCAGGACATCAGCGTTTACTACGGCGATGTTGTTTACG
The nucleotide sequence above comes from Blastopirellula sp. J2-11. Encoded proteins:
- the gap gene encoding type I glyceraldehyde-3-phosphate dehydrogenase, translated to MAVRVAINGFGRIGRLTFRNLIARGKEFEVVAINDLTDNKMLANLLKYDSTHRRFPGTVEYDAEGLTVNGTKIRVFEERNPAALPWGDLGVDVVVESTGVFTSRKTDAKAGYDSHLDAGAKKVVLSAPAKDAPDLTCVLGVNDNELTADMKTVSNASCTTNCLAPVAKILNDSFGLKNGLMTTIHAYTNDQQVLDLPHADPYRARAAALNIIPTSTGAAKAVGLVIPALKGKLTGISMRVPVPTGSVVDLVANLDKSVTKEEINAAMKAAADGPMKGILCYTEDPIVSSDIIGDPHSSIFAAPQTEVIDGSLVKIVSWYDNEAGYSARTADLVSKLGNM
- a CDS encoding alkaline phosphatase D family protein, which gives rise to MAKTTRRVAIKAMTASAALISLQNSDVHAQEAAATDKSSSVSRLENRHDRVWLGEEYWANPMEDWRIVDGAAECQTTGGDRNVQLLTHQLTNAQGALMMSVKLRQVEINKADGGAGFRIGVRSDINEHRSNCFAKNGIDAGVAAGELILGSARKPLGKKLADQEILLSLSGKPGEKGYQLTLTAATPDSDQPLATLTETVPANSVLGNVALVNNFNKMSANKRGARYRFWNWDVSGDALTETVENKFGPILWSMYSLSDSRSDEGFVLKLSALTGPLGEQDNQTVELLVQKNDQWTSLGTADLDKDAWVATFRIPNWDEKVATPFKLVYRESLRDGGVSESDWTGTVKANPVGRPLRVGALTCQNDYAFPYEPVCNNLLALDPDILYFSGDQLYENHGGYGLIRDPADPAILNYLRKYYQHGWSFREAMRDRPTLCLPDDHDVFQGNIWGEGGAPMIKGDTSSAGGYREPARMVNVVHKTNTAHHPDPFDPIPCLQDISVYYGDVVYGDVSFAVVADRQWKSGPDHVDTGGGRPDHVPDPDFDTSVLDKEGLILLGERQEEFLKQWVDDWRGHGLKVLLSQTVFAGVATHHGGYDGYLKADLDCGSWPQTARNRTIDIIRKGMPLHINGDQHLTTLVQYGVEKQRDSCWSFCTPAIAVGYPRWWRPDELGMPHQNRPKHGLADTGEYIDGFGNKAYVYAVGNPEVATKRNRYERAHQKGSGFGIVTIDTAAKTYKLESFKFLVDATDGKASNQFPGWPITIQQQENGGQNVIA